The genomic region CATGAAATAAGCTACCTTACTAATGCGACTACTTTGTGAGATAATtctcccaaaccaaaccctaCAAAGAAAAAAGGCGGACCAAATTTCACCGCGGCAACGGAGTCCGCGTGTTAAAGCCAAAGTTCACGACGAAGTTGCACCAGAGTTGCCTCCTAACAAGAACAAGAGGAAAGCAGCATCAACAAGCAAAGAGCCAACGCAAAGTATAAAAAGAAGAAAGCGTTCTGACAAGTATAAGCCTCTTCTCACTCGGATGAGTCCTTCCTTGATCACTAATTTCATCAAGTTGGGGCCATCCGAACAAAGAATTGAAGCCATACACGTATGGGGTTCGGAGGGTTGTTACAACTTAAGTCGGAAGAAATCAATGGCCATCCGGCGCAGATGGATTGTCGAGACATTTAATCCGTTCAattgttcattgatgaaccgcgaTCTTGTTATCTCTGATGAGGATGTCCACGTTGCAACTGGACTTCCTATGGGACCGATTGACATTGTTGCAGCTGGAATGTTCTGTAAGGAAAAGGAGTACACAGAGGCTGTCAAGAGGTATAAGGCTCAGTTTACCACCTCAGATATTACGAAAAAGGTTCTCTTAGATAAGATGATGGAGCAACGGGATGGTGGAGACGATTTCAAGAGGAATTTCCTCATCTATATCGTCAATGTTCTCTTGATGGGGGTAGTAGGTGATCATCCTAGCCCTCGGATATTAAGCTCCCTTTCAAATCTCGCCGATGTCCCTAACATGAATTGGTGCAAATTTGCACGGACCCATATGATCAACAACGTCATGTCGTGGAAGGCGgctatagctaattcccctaaaacttattttaagggACCGATTCTGATTTTCCAGATTATCTACTTGGATAGATGTGTTTTCATGACGAGAACGGTGCGTCGATCATTTCCCTTATTAGCGAATTGGAcggatgagaaaattagagaaagggTTAAGTTGGAGAAGCAGAAGGGGGTGGCTTTGGCAAGGGCTCTGTTGAACCCATATTTGCTTATGTTGCACCTCAACATGAACGTGAACTGCACATGCATACGTTTACACGAACTGAACTCGAACCTCAAATTGAACCTCAACCTCAACCTGAACTCGAACACGAACTCGAACTTGAAGCTGAACCGGTTGATGAGAGGAAAGAATCCATCAAGGTTTTGGCAAGCACAGCCATTCGACTTGCAGACATTTATGGTGACTTTACCAAAGCAGTTAGAAATGCTAAGTGTAAGGCTCCCGCATTCCCGGCTGTCACGCAAATGTCAAATTTGGCAGATTGTTTATTTGAAGGATTTTCCTTTCACACAGAGTACGAGAAGAAGGTGAAAGGGAAGGTGCTGATTGTGAAAGGGAAGGTGCTGATTGTGAAAGGGAGGGTGCTACCATGGAGAACATGGAGGAGGATGAAGTGGAAAAGGACAATGAGAAAGATAAGAATGTATTGAAGGAGAGAAAGgaggaggtggcagtggagaaggagttgaagaaggatgagggtaaagtggaggaggaggagttgaagGAGGAGGTTGACATGAGTTGTGCAGATGATGCGTTTCTAGACAATCCCACTGTCATGGCTGAATTAGAAGGGATCCTTAATAATGCATACACTTATGTTGGCAAGGTGTTTGATTCACATCAcgaaaatatgtggaacgaaaaaaaggaaaaggaaaagagggATAAGGCGCTTCTAGAAGGACCGTCTTTCAGCCTTTTTAGTGGTGATGATGCGCCATATAACTCTCAAGAGTTCCTTGAGTCCAGGTTGCAGGTCGCTTCAAGTGTTCCTCATTCAAGCACAACAACTACGACGTCATTTCCGTGAGTTCGTCCTTTATCGCCAGTCGATCTCATCCCAACCATCCCAACCATCGCCTGTAGTTATCTCCTCTCAAGTATCGTTGGATGAATCGCCAATTGAGCCTTCTTGTCCAACTGCCCCCTCAGATTATGCCATTGAGAGGCAGGTGGCTGGTAGAAGGGTGCTCCCTAAGAGGTGTGTTGAGGTAGCGAATGTTTACCGGTCACCTTACTTTATCAGAAACGTGGACATGGTTCGTGACTTGAGTCGgtcggaaaaactggtaggagacTATGCATTTTCAGAGGACTTAGATGAAGAGTATGTATCACTCtcctatattttaattttattcggCATATATGTATTACATTTTCTTTGTATAACACTAAGTTTCATGTTATCATAACTGTATAGGGAGGTTTTATTTAGCTGTGCGGGCAAGACTCTCACACGAAGTCATATGAAGAGTTTGCTTCTTGATCGTCGAGTTCATACAGATGTCATTTATGTGTGGTGTGATTATTTGAATGAGGCCAACAAATTCAGAAATCGTAAATGCCCTTGCCGTCTATTTATCACAGAGACAACTGACGTAAGTGTTCCATGGCTGTTCTCAACCTTGGGATGCATTAGACTTTCGAATGCATGAAATAATCTTGTAGATGCACGAAATACCAATCTAGGTGCATTAAACAACACTGAACATGCATCAAATAAGTGCCCAATTATTACAAGTTTTTATTCTCTAATACGTGTCACCTAATTTAATGAACAGATTGACTCATTGGATGTCAAATTTGCAGACGTGGAGTTGGTAAGTCCTTCAAGATTTTCACATTTCCATGGTTGTTCTCAACTAAGTGTCTTtcttttcattattgtctttgttTTCAATGTCGTACAAGTTTTCATTCCTATAGTTACACCCTTGCCATTTGTCTTCTGTTACCATGTTAGTAAGAAGCTGTTAGAAGTGATGCACTTGATGCCTCCGTCAACTGACTATTCCCGCCATGTTAGACCTGTGGTATATCTTCAGATCTTTTTGCAATAAAGTGCCTGGTTTTCGTCTAATTTTAGTGAGAGATTATTTACTTGTCATTGTTTTACCTTTATCAGAAGAACTTGTTGGGTACGCTTTCAAGTAAGATTCCAAACTTGGTGTCTTCATGGCTTTTGATTCCTAAGTTGTATATTCCGCACGTTGCCGTTGATGTCGAGCATGAtactggaatctacctcatgcgtcATATGGAGATGTACAACGGGGCTAAGGGACGCTTAGGTTCAAAGGTGGGTCGTAAAGGGAGTAAGTCTGTATTATTTAATTCAAGTTTtccttgtatgtgcattaaatatgaAGTCACTGATGttgatttcttttgttgttattgttcagaGAGTTGATGTTACACGTTATGTTGTGAGGGTTTGCAATGAAATACTAACTTGGCGATACAACTCTTATAAACTTCAAGTGACGCCGCAAAGAAAGGACTACAAGAATGGCGTTGATTCGGTAATGCGAAATCTTAAGTAGCTTTGTTTTCCGTTTTTCCGTTTTTCCATGTTAATAAAGGAGCttttattttccccttttctcaGTAATCAAGCGCCACATGATGATTTATCATATACAGATGCACACTTGATCAATTATATTCGGAATAATAAGAAGAACAAGGAGTAAGTTCTAACTGACCATACAgctttctaaaaacttgtttttgtCCACTCTCGATGTTCCGTGTTTTCTAATCTAATTGCAACATGTGCATCATTAGTGAGGTCGTTGTAGAAACCGATTGGTTGCAAGTTACCCAACACGCGCTGCAGACACCTTGCTTTGCCGGAAATTGGGTAATGGATATGGTTATTGATCTTTGTTGGTATTCGTACTACAATCGAAAACCCGAGTGTTGTGTATTTTCCGACAATCATAAAGGTATTCATATTCCTTATTGTGTCAaatgcttgtttttggttttttaaatgacaaagaattttgacaaatgttctcaaatttcAGGGAGTTGTCGGTAAAAAGGGGTTTCGAAGTCAATACGTCCTACTTGACTACTTGCCCCTCAATCTAAACACAATCCAACTGGTAAATAAATATTCTCttactttttttttccttctccTTTTTTCCAATGCATTCTTTTTTCATTTGAAGTCGATAAATCCTACTTGACTAGTTTGTAATATTTCAGGCTTTCTTTCCTTATTGTGTGGAGAGATCACATTGGTTTGCATGCGTTGTTGACTTTGGGAAAAGGATGAACTTCATACTCGACTCCAACCGCCCTGTGCGCCGTGAAGTCAGGCAAAATTTTTTAGTTGAACAGGTATGATTTAGTTTTTGCACAAAAACATGTTACCGCTCACTTATTATATCTGGAAGGCTGCTCAACAGTTTTTGACTGCCCAAAATGCATTGTCGAATTAAACTACTGTTGGTGAtctttatgtgcatgaaataccctTCTACGTGCATGACATACCCTTGCATGTGCATTAAATAGCCTTataccacaatcacaattactCACTGACTTGTTTCTGTATAGCTCCTGCCTGCTTTAGAGATCATCGCAAGAGACTCTCCAAGATACACAAGGTTGTTGGAGATCAAGACTTTTCAATGGGAGGTTGTGCAAGTGCCTCAACAAAATAATGGGTATTCTTGTGGAGTTTATTTGTTAAAGTGGCTAGAAAATTTGTGTGATCAAGCATCATGGAGTGATGAGCGTTCTTACGAGGTATAAATTTTTCAACAAACTTTTGTAAACATTATTCAGTATATTTTATTTCAAGCATTTCAATATTTGTTGTTAAATAAATTTTTACGCAGGATTTGGATGAATATGGTACGAGTATGATTGCATGTCTCATCAAATGGAAGCGAAACAAGAGAAAGGTAAATATAAATAACCTTGAATGCCTAATTTAAATTTTGCCTAATTTTAATCTTCTTTTTAGTAGATTCTGTCTCGGAGTGACTTTTACGTAACAGTATTTTCCCCCCCGTTTTTTTGTAGGATTATCCCTAGGTGATATTTTCTAAACACTTGAGTCAAGGGATGTGCAAAGAGAGTGGCAGATGATCTAATCCAAAATTTGAAACACTGCCATTTTTTGATCTGATTCCTTGAGTCGAGGGATGTACAAAGGGAGTAGACCCTGGAATATTAGATTCTTGTGGAGTTTATTCTGGAATATGTAGTACACTAAGTCTTGAGAGTACATATTAGATTTTGGAATATGTAAGGCGTGTAAGACATGAAGTCATGTTTCTGGACTAATTCTAAAAACATGTTACGGGGCAACGAAAACGagaaacaattttcaaaattggataacaaacatgtcacgaggcaacgaaaacgagagacaattttcaaatttggataacgaacatgtcacgaggcaacgaaaacgagagacaattttcGAAATTGTAAAAcgaacatgtcacgaggcaacgaaaacgagagacaattttcaAATTTGGACAACGAAAAGGCTGTAATGCAATCTGAAAACATCGTAAATGCATTAAAAACTGTTCCACATGCATGAAATAACAGTGtgcatgcatgaaatatgtaactcatgtgtccaaggtcaaatcttaaagtaatctcaagtgaacttttaaaatgttgcattttaattTAGATTTTGGAATTTTATTATTAACTTTGACGGTTGGGGATGTGGTAGCAAAGAAGGATGTAGTGGTAGATCAAATTAATCGCGGTAAGGTTCCTTGATACTCGCATAATGTGTGCATGAAAAACTGTTCCACATGCATGAAATACAtgtgtatgtgcatgaaataccgtTGTATGTGCACGAAATAATGGTGACAGAAACACTCAGGCTTTACATTCTATAAGTGTTACATTCATTCGTTTTAAGAAAAAAAGTCCaacatctatcaaataaaataaaaattcccGAATTTTTCAATAAGGCAAATGTCCAAtatctatcaaataaaataaaattcccGAATTTTTAATTAAGGTAAAATAAAAAATTACTCTACTCATTGTCGGTTGTCCTTCGGTCACAATTCCTCGTCGTGGTTCGCCATCTCCCCAAAGGCCCCGCATTTTCTTAGCGCTTTCTTCGTCACTTCCCAGCTCGTTCTCTTTGTGAGATCGGCCTTTTCCCGAGCCTTTGTTTTTGCAGATCGCCTTGGAGGCAAAACCTTAATCTCACTAGGAATGTTTGTTCCTAAAAGCATCCCAATTTCAGCATTCTTGTCCTTTACCTTTGCAATACCAAGTATTTCAACTTTCATCGGGGTAATTTTTACCCTTTCCTTGAACTCACGCAAAATCCCAAGCAACTCATCACAATGCCTAGGACTCTGTTCAACAAGTGCCACACAAGTAAACAACTCTGACCATAACTCGCCAACTTTGTTTTTCTGTACATCCATTGATGTACAATCAGAATAACCGGCCATTAGAGCCGACGATTGGGGCAGGTTGCTAGTTTGCTCCACCGACTAAGCAGGTAGTCACTTGGAACTTTCTGAATTCCCGGATCTTTAAAGACACACAGAGCATGTCGACAGAGCATTCCATgtctttcaaacttcttgcaTGTGCATACCACTGAAACATCATCCTTCTTAAAACCAACCTTATACGTTTTATTTCGAACTTGATCTATGATATCTGTGTATAGAATTGGATAggttttatctttttctttatccccaacaccacatgaatagcaagctgcttcgacttccttttgaaactcgccgaaaattgttggagtgtagatttctgatgcatgcttttctagggCTAATGGAGTCGACAAGCGGGGGAAGGAGTTTTTGATTGTGCAACAAGTTTCGAATGAGTCCATCTTTGAGCATCCAttgcactctcaaatctcatccaaaactcAACTAGGGTTAAATTAGGATTAGTGAAGTTCTTTGAAAAAGTGGTTGTCGACTCGACATTCGGAGGTCGTTCTCATCAAGCCTCCTAAAAAAGATCACGAAAGTAAGTGGAAGCCACATATTTCTAATGCTTTGTACTTCTCCTTAAGCCACTCGTTATCCGACAACCCATGAGATTCAACTACTGTTGTCCACCTTTCCTCAAATTCAGGCGGCTCCACATCTTCGCTCCAAACACATCGGTTTATCTTCTTCAGAACTCAAGTATCTTTACATATTACAGGCCCTACTTTCTCAGGCAACTTTTTtagtatgtgccacatgcaatatctgtgttgcaccttgtctttccaggctaatttcattccttcttctatcCCCGCATCTTCATCAGTTATCATACAAACTGGATAACGACCCCCCATAGCCTCTACGAATTTCGTAAATAACCAAGCAAAGGACTCCTTACTCTCATTTATAATAAGTCCAGCCTCAAAGGTCACGCATCTCTTATGATTATCCACGCCTGTAAAAGGACCAAATATCATCCTATACTTGTTTTTTCTAAAGGTCGTATCAAAAGAGGTCATATCCCCGAATAGCAAATAGTTTTTAATACTAATAGGGTCAGCCCAAAACACATGTGACAATCGACCTATCTCGTCtacctcaaaatcaaaataaaaagatggacacatgtgttttatcttcataaaatgcTCAATAAGCATTTGAGCATCCCCCTCTGATAAATAATTTTTGATATCTCTAGAAAAGTTCTTAAAGTCTTCCAATGACGCACCCACATTTCTATAACCTCTAACATACTCCTTGAACAACCTATACGACTTAACTGGACCTATGTTATTTTTGGAGTTGTcaattatcatttttttgtgaacTACAGTCAACTCTCTCGTTTGTGTCAAATGTACCATTGTTGATGGTGTTTGTGGCATATGATTATGACCTTCATGAAAATCATATATTTGGTATTTACCCATATCAGGACCTTCCTCCAAAATTCGCTTAAATTTAATACAAGAAGGACATTCTATCCTAGTCCTTTGCCTCCTGTGATTTTTCCCTTTCGCTTCACATACTCCAGCcttattacacacaactttttTTATGCGTAACGACACCATTTTTAGACTTTTGTGAGCTTAATCTAGTCACAAACCCACATTCTTTAGCATATGCTTCATAAAACTCAACACCTAGTTCAAGCTTATCGAATAGCATACCAATAACAGGCTTAAGATGGTTGAGACACTCAAAAACCCGATTCGTGTTGCTTGAAGAACCTTCTGCTGCCTCCTCGTCCTCTGCCTCCTCTACTATGATATCTGCATATGTGGTGCAATTAAAGTAAGAAAGGCGAGGGATACAAAAGCATATGAAATGTACCTTTAAAAAGCTGAAAACATCAAGCAACTACCAGGATGAATAGAATTGTACCTTCAACAAATTCGAAAGTCACAACTTCAGAACATCATGTTCAATCCTGCTATTGCAGATATTTCTAATATAGGCTGACATGCATTAGCTTCAACATTCGCTTCTTCGTTTGTAATGACATTTGAAGAAGTTTGTGATAGTATTGAGGAGTTGTCTTTGTCATTATTGCTGCAACAAGAAATgttaaaaattaaataagcaacaatacaacagtataattcatgaaattgagtccctgattttaacaaatgtaggcaatttcacaatttctccaaccctaatttctcaattaagccaatttgattcacaaaatcacattttgatgcacctaaacaggaatttgatgcacataaacaggaatttggatgcacataaacaagattttgatgcacataaacggtctccaaccctaatttctcagtttccccaatttaatttatgaaaccctaatttctcaattaggccaatttgattcacaaaatcacattttgatgcacctaaacaggaatttgatgcacataaacaggaatgtggatgcacataaacaagattttgatgcacataaacagtctccaaccctaattactcagtttccccaatttaatttatgaaaccctaatttctcaattaggccaatttgattcacaaaatcacattttgatgcacctaaacaggaatttgatgcacataaacaggaatttggatgcacataaacggtctccaaccctaatttcccaatttccccaatttaattcatgaaaccctAAATTCAAAAGCATGATAAATCAATCCAGAAACTTAAGAgacgaatcaaaccctaatttcatggtttcaacaaatttctcaaatcccctaaccctaatttctcagtttccccaatttaattgacGAAATCCTAAATTCAGAAGCATAATTGTTCAATTCAGAATTCTAATCGGTTAATCAATCCCTAATTTCACGAACAATCTAATTTAATCGACTGAATCAACTAatttcacaacaaataatcataaAGATCGAAATTTTACCTCGAATTTAAAGGCGTCATTGATTGAAGCAGCGTCGAAAGGTTGATTGTCGAAGAATTTATAGTTCGATTGTAGAGAAGGTTTGATTAACGAAGAGGCGATGACGGAAGGTTTTAATAGTCGACAGGTGAGTTGAAGAGAGAGCGAAAGAATGATGAGAGACAAAGCAAAATTTAAAAATGACTGAGATTAGGTGGGTTTGGGAGGGACGCGCGAGAAAATTTGGTTTGTCTGAGATAATACACAGCGTGTGTATTATTGGATTGTAgtattattagtggttctcatggttctcattatatgggtggttctcaccagatctcgaccctatatatatatatatatatatatatatatatatatatatatatatatatatatatagagagagagagagagagagagagagagagagagagaggagatctaatgagtcccttacctcatttgagtccttaagtccttataaggacccttAGATGGACAACATCTAAGGTGGAGATTTTTTACAAAATATAGgccaaaaaaaagggaaaagcttGGGTAGGAAAGAGGACAACATTTCCGCAAATTGTCGCCTAATGATCAAAATCGGCGGACAAAAGGATATATCCTTTGTACTATGTTTACACTCCCACATTCTTCCTTCCTTAACACatttatttccaactttattctttctttcttctctctaaaactgggTTCTTCCATCTGAAAACGAAGTTTTCAGCTAAAGTTCTCTCTAAATCTTGCAAATCAGCGTAAACATGCAAATAATAGATGGCAtcaatggtatttcttcattttattcattGTTTTCAGTCACGTTTTAATAATTTCAGTTGAATAGGATGGATGAAGGTCATGATAAAATTTGCATGTCATCGAATTTGTTcattcttgttattattatttgttaCTGGGTTTGAAATGAAGATTGTTAGAAGTAAATCTTCATGCTGGGTTTTCATTAATTTGAGTTTTGAGTAGTATCaacgcattctgacaacatttacatgaacacttttgctatagttttacatttacacttttttattgttatagtcaccttttaattgttattattatagctttaatttgagttagcattcagacaacatttacactttagctgacatttacacttttaaagcatcacatttacactgcatttctgctgacatttacacgtacacatttggatgtttacttttgctatagttttacatttacactttttcattgttatagtcaccttttaattgttattattatagttttaatttgagttagcattctgacaacatttacacttttgttgacatttacacttttaaagcatcacatttacactgcatttctgctgacatttacacttacacttttggatgtttacttttgctatagttttacatttacactttttaattgttatagacaccttttaattgttattattatagttttaatttgtcttagcattctgacaacatttacacttttgctgacatttacactttcagaacagcacatttacacttcgtttctgctgacatttacacttacacttttggatgtttacatttacacttacacttttgggaCATCATAATTtagacatttacacttttggaatatttacatttatggaacattccctttacatttacactttacttCGACTTACGtttacacttacacttcatatctgatgacatttacacttaaacTCTAtggacatttacacttacacttcatatctgatgacatttacatttacacttacactctgTGCACATTTACAGACTTGCTAAAACAGAATGGAGTTCAACCTGACAGGCAGGAGTTGTGTAGGGAGGTCGAGAAGAGGTTTACACCGTACATCGGCCAGgagtttgggggggggggggtgaggaCGCGGTGACTTTTTATAAGATATACGCCATTTCTTGTGCGTGATGTACGTAGGTACACAACAAAAAAATGGCGTGGCGGTGAGATCAAGTCAAAGCTCGTCGTCTGCAATCGAGAAGGTTTCGCTCACAAGACGCCCAGTAAAGATCGGGATGACGGACTGGTTGGGGAGAAGCCACAGAGGATATTCAGGGTCACTAGAGTGGGGTGTAAAGCGAGGATACGACTATATATGAAGAATGGTCTTTTATTAATTGACCGGTTCCACGAGGGTCACAATCACGAGCTTATCTCACTTAAGGACATAGAGTTCCAGAAATTGTCGCGTAACATAACAGATTATTACAAGATGATAATCGTTTCGAACTCAAGGGTTTGTAATATATAATCACTCTCTATACTAAATAAATAATTCCATTCATGTTATATTTATATGACGTATCTGTTAATGATTGATTGGCAGCTGAAGATAGA from Silene latifolia isolate original U9 population chromosome 3, ASM4854445v1, whole genome shotgun sequence harbors:
- the LOC141648760 gene encoding uncharacterized protein LOC141648760, whose protein sequence is MQIIDGINDLLKQNGVQPDRQELCREVEKRFTPYTTKKWRGGEIKSKLVVCNREGFAHKTPSKDRDDGLVGEKPQRIFRVTRVGCKARIRLYMKNGLLLIDRFHEGHNHELISLKDIEFQKLSRNITDYYKMIIVSNSRLKIEATKTYKICKEQVNGFENIGPSLNDFKNFHRDVKCFIH